A genomic window from Catenulispora sp. GP43 includes:
- a CDS encoding DegT/DnrJ/EryC1/StrS family aminotransferase, whose protein sequence is MSKLAINGGRPLWAAGWPAWPTATESTRQKTLECLESGRWAISGPKAEGPGSEAAFAREFADFLGARHCVPTTNGTSALVTALEALDVGAGDEVIVPGITWVASASTAMAVNALPVIVDVDPRTLCLDPAAVEAAITPRTKALSIVHLYNSVCDLDALTELCRRYGLGLIEDCAQAHGARWRGRAVGLWGDVGTFSMQQTKLLTAGEGGVAVTDDDDLYRRMYQLRSDGRSRVADPRVGEMELSLTGEVMGSNYCMPELTAAVLSGQLLELPAQNKMRAENAATLDASLREIPGVAPVEALEGVTERTHYYYVFRIDPEAFAGFDASVVSAALRAETGAPFQTTYPPLPGHPLLRPDSKRRYGAIPGIERLTQTSVPAAEDAYRCCVTLHHPALLADPAQMAVLAEAVAKVAQNAGELAQVSGDMENPL, encoded by the coding sequence GTGAGCAAGCTGGCGATCAACGGGGGGCGGCCGCTGTGGGCCGCGGGCTGGCCGGCCTGGCCGACGGCCACTGAATCCACCCGTCAGAAGACATTGGAATGCCTGGAGTCGGGACGCTGGGCGATCTCCGGCCCCAAGGCCGAGGGCCCGGGGAGCGAGGCGGCGTTCGCCCGCGAATTCGCCGACTTCCTCGGCGCCCGGCACTGCGTGCCCACCACCAACGGCACCTCCGCCCTGGTCACCGCGCTGGAGGCGCTGGACGTCGGGGCCGGCGACGAGGTGATCGTCCCGGGCATCACCTGGGTCGCCTCGGCGTCCACCGCGATGGCCGTCAACGCGCTGCCGGTGATCGTCGACGTCGATCCCCGGACGCTGTGCCTGGACCCCGCCGCGGTCGAGGCGGCGATCACCCCGCGCACGAAGGCGCTGTCGATCGTGCACCTCTACAACAGCGTCTGCGACCTCGACGCGCTCACCGAGCTGTGCCGCCGGTACGGCCTGGGCCTCATCGAGGACTGCGCGCAGGCGCACGGCGCCCGGTGGCGCGGGCGGGCCGTCGGCCTGTGGGGAGACGTCGGCACGTTCAGCATGCAGCAGACCAAGCTGCTGACCGCCGGCGAGGGCGGCGTCGCGGTGACCGACGACGACGATCTGTACCGGCGGATGTACCAGTTGCGCTCCGACGGCCGCTCGCGGGTCGCGGACCCGCGCGTCGGCGAGATGGAGCTGTCGCTGACCGGCGAGGTCATGGGTTCCAACTACTGCATGCCGGAACTGACCGCCGCCGTGCTCTCCGGACAGTTGCTCGAGCTGCCCGCGCAGAACAAAATGCGCGCGGAGAACGCGGCCACGCTGGACGCGTCGCTGCGTGAGATCCCCGGTGTCGCGCCGGTCGAGGCGCTGGAAGGCGTGACCGAGCGGACTCATTACTACTACGTGTTCCGCATCGACCCCGAAGCCTTCGCCGGCTTCGACGCCTCGGTCGTGTCCGCGGCGCTGCGGGCCGAGACCGGTGCTCCGTTCCAGACCACTTATCCGCCGCTGCCCGGGCATCCGCTGCTGCGTCCGGACAGCAAGCGGCGGTACGGTGCCATCCCCGGCATCGAGCGGCTGACCCAGACCTCCGTCCCCGCGGCCGAAGACGCCTACCGCTGTTGCGTCACCCTGCACCACCCGGCACTGCTGGCCGATCCGGCGCAGATGGCGGTGCTCGCCGAAGCCGTGGCCAAGGTGGCGCAGAACGCGGGCGAACTGGCACAGGTCTCCGGCGATATGGAGAACCCCCTGTGA
- a CDS encoding TIM barrel protein yields MQDGSQAAPGYRQSFAWWSFTEPTPPPGDLLAQAKAIGFEGVDFLPEEHWPHAAELGLELVIIDGHMPLEEGFIDPHRHEELREQVRVALKKAVANNVRYVAVASGDRGPQTPEDAITACVEGLAPLAAEAEAAGVGLLLEPLNTKVDHAGHECASTAWAAEVVERVGSPALRILYDFYHSQIMEGDLLRTVDQYFPLIGHFHTAGVPGRHEIDERQEINYPAVAAHLRELGYQGFVSHEFVPLTDAAGALRQAFEVFKPR; encoded by the coding sequence ATGCAAGACGGATCTCAGGCTGCCCCGGGTTACCGGCAAAGCTTCGCGTGGTGGTCGTTCACCGAGCCCACACCTCCACCCGGCGACCTGTTGGCGCAGGCGAAGGCCATCGGGTTCGAAGGTGTCGACTTCCTTCCCGAGGAACACTGGCCGCACGCGGCCGAGCTCGGGCTGGAGCTGGTCATCATCGACGGGCACATGCCGCTGGAAGAGGGCTTCATCGACCCGCACCGGCACGAGGAACTGCGCGAGCAGGTCCGCGTGGCGCTGAAGAAAGCGGTCGCCAACAACGTCCGGTACGTCGCCGTCGCCTCCGGCGACCGCGGACCGCAGACCCCTGAGGACGCCATCACCGCGTGCGTCGAGGGCCTGGCACCGCTCGCGGCCGAGGCCGAGGCGGCCGGTGTCGGACTCCTGCTGGAGCCGCTGAACACCAAGGTCGACCACGCGGGCCACGAGTGCGCCAGCACGGCCTGGGCCGCCGAGGTGGTCGAGCGCGTCGGATCACCGGCGCTGCGGATCCTCTACGACTTCTACCACTCGCAGATCATGGAAGGGGACCTGCTGCGGACGGTCGACCAGTACTTCCCGCTGATCGGCCACTTCCACACCGCGGGCGTCCCGGGCCGCCACGAGATCGACGAGCGGCAGGAGATCAACTACCCCGCGGTGGCCGCGCATCTGCGCGAGCTGGGGTACCAGGGATTCGTCTCCCACGAATTCGTGCCTCTCACCGACGCCGCCGGCGCGCTCCGGCAGGCGTTCGAGGTCTTCAAGCCCCGGTAA
- a CDS encoding ABC transporter ATP-binding protein, producing the protein MRILNDRLLLFRSLGSGGLPVAVLLGTALVASACIPAATAAALGFMVSRLTTSTASDLFGAALLPLVLFGCVLFAGHLADAAVKPLEFQVRTRVDGRHRTRVLSLTTGVPSIGPLEDPTVQRLIRRTSAEPEHGATTPADGAIAQLRWGAGLIGAIAACAVVARYEWWLVPLLIVPALVGLYLRAHQYGGAVMSLQSAMKEEMHADVWRNAASSAAEGKDVRVFGFADWMVERMQTHVEAGNMPFWRHVSGVAARSWLQFALVMIGLCPAYILVSLDAAHGRTALAVQTAVLLAGWTVYSSVGSGDVVYQMAGSVEVLRSFEKLDAALSPLIAAPDTAEPAATMPGAPQLIRFEDVSFHYPGTDRAVLDHIDLEIRPGELLAIVGLNGAGKSTLIKLLSGLYTPDSGRITADGKDIGAQGWDAWRSRVSVVFQDFIRYELSAADNVTLGQAYVPADQAAADDAAVAAGFDDVLAKLPNGWQTPLARGREGGVDLSGGQWQQAVLARALYAVRKGARLLVLDEPTAHLDVRTEFEVFHRLAEHRGDTGVVLISHRLSTVRQADRIVLLENGRITEAGDHDELMALGGSYAELFTVQAKSLLRTEDAETEAAAEAEADAEVEVEAEAEPAGATELEAEPEGSTL; encoded by the coding sequence ATGCGCATACTCAATGACCGCTTGCTCCTGTTCAGATCCCTCGGATCAGGCGGACTGCCGGTCGCGGTGCTGCTCGGCACGGCGCTGGTCGCCTCGGCGTGCATCCCCGCCGCCACCGCGGCGGCTTTGGGCTTCATGGTCAGCAGGCTGACGACGTCGACGGCTTCGGACCTGTTCGGCGCGGCGCTGCTGCCTCTGGTCCTGTTCGGCTGCGTCCTGTTCGCCGGGCACTTGGCCGACGCGGCCGTCAAACCGCTGGAGTTCCAGGTCCGGACCCGCGTCGACGGCCGCCATCGGACCCGCGTGCTGTCCCTGACCACCGGCGTGCCCTCGATCGGCCCGCTGGAGGACCCGACGGTGCAGCGGCTGATCCGGCGCACCAGTGCCGAACCCGAGCACGGCGCCACGACCCCGGCCGACGGCGCGATCGCGCAGCTGCGCTGGGGCGCGGGCCTGATCGGCGCGATCGCCGCCTGCGCCGTGGTGGCGCGCTACGAATGGTGGCTCGTCCCGCTGCTGATCGTGCCGGCTCTGGTCGGCCTTTATCTGCGCGCCCACCAGTACGGCGGCGCGGTGATGTCGCTGCAGTCGGCGATGAAGGAGGAGATGCACGCCGACGTCTGGCGCAACGCGGCATCCTCCGCCGCCGAGGGCAAGGACGTCCGGGTCTTCGGCTTCGCCGACTGGATGGTCGAGCGGATGCAGACCCATGTGGAGGCCGGCAACATGCCGTTCTGGCGGCACGTGTCCGGCGTGGCGGCCCGTTCCTGGCTCCAGTTCGCCCTCGTGATGATCGGGCTGTGTCCCGCCTACATCCTGGTCAGCCTGGACGCGGCGCACGGCCGGACGGCCCTGGCGGTGCAGACCGCGGTCCTGCTGGCCGGCTGGACCGTCTACAGCTCGGTGGGCTCCGGCGACGTCGTCTACCAGATGGCCGGCTCGGTCGAGGTGCTTCGCTCCTTCGAGAAACTGGACGCCGCCCTGAGCCCGCTGATCGCAGCGCCGGACACCGCAGAGCCGGCGGCCACGATGCCGGGTGCACCGCAGCTGATCCGTTTCGAGGACGTGAGTTTCCACTACCCGGGGACCGACCGGGCCGTGCTCGACCACATCGACCTCGAGATACGCCCCGGGGAACTGCTGGCGATCGTCGGCCTCAACGGCGCCGGGAAGTCCACGCTCATCAAGCTTCTGTCCGGGCTCTACACCCCGGATTCCGGCCGGATCACCGCGGACGGGAAGGACATCGGGGCACAGGGCTGGGACGCCTGGCGCAGCCGCGTCTCAGTGGTCTTCCAGGACTTCATCCGCTACGAGTTGTCCGCGGCGGACAACGTGACCCTCGGGCAGGCCTACGTGCCGGCCGACCAGGCCGCCGCCGATGACGCCGCGGTGGCGGCCGGCTTCGACGACGTGCTGGCCAAACTCCCGAACGGCTGGCAGACCCCGCTGGCCCGCGGCCGCGAGGGCGGCGTCGACCTGTCGGGAGGCCAGTGGCAGCAGGCCGTGCTGGCCCGGGCGCTGTACGCGGTGCGCAAGGGCGCGCGCCTGCTCGTCCTCGACGAGCCGACCGCCCACCTCGACGTGCGGACCGAGTTCGAGGTGTTCCACCGGCTCGCCGAGCACCGGGGCGACACCGGCGTCGTGCTGATCTCGCACCGGCTGTCCACGGTCCGGCAGGCGGACCGCATCGTGCTGCTGGAGAACGGGCGGATCACCGAGGCCGGCGACCACGACGAGCTCATGGCGCTCGGCGGTTCCTATGCCGAACTGTTCACGGTGCAGGCCAAGAGCCTGCTGCGCACCGAGGACGCAGAGACAGAAGCAGCGGCGGAAGCTGAGGCCGATGCAGAGGTAGAGGTAGAGGCAGAGGCAGAGCCCGCAGGCGCGACAGAGCTGGAAGCCGAGCCCGAGGGGAGCACGCTGTGA